A single region of the Musa acuminata AAA Group cultivar baxijiao chromosome BXJ1-11, Cavendish_Baxijiao_AAA, whole genome shotgun sequence genome encodes:
- the LOC135597682 gene encoding cyclin-dependent kinase E-1-like isoform X1: MGDGRGGGGGGNRPAWLQQYELVGKIGEGTYGLVFLARTSLRKGCIAIKKFKQSKEGDGVSPTAIREIMLLRETCHENVVKLVNVHINHADMSLYLAFDYAEHDLYEIIRHHREKLNHGINQYTVKSLLWQLLNGLNYLHSNWIIHRDLKPSNILVMGDGEEHGVVKIADFGLARIYQAPLKPLYENGVVVTIWYRAPELLLGAKHYTSAVDMWAVGCIFAELLTLKPLFQGVEVKSPANPFQLDQLDKIFKVLGHPTPERWPTVVNLPHWQNDQQHIQGHKYENHGLHNFVSVPQKSPAFDLLSRMLEYDPRKRITAAQALEHEYFRMDPLPGRNALVPSQPGEKIVNYPARPVDTTADFEGTVAVQPSQPVSSGNAASGNVAAASVAPPRSMPRPIHVVGMQRMPNTGMPAFNVATQTGVGAPTSGNIPMQRGAAAQAHQQQLRRKDPGLGMQNPGYPQQKRRF, encoded by the exons ATGGGCGACGGCCGCGGCGGGGGAGGTGGAGGCAATCGACCGGCGTGGCTGCAGCAGTACGAGCTCGTGGGGAAGATCGGGGAGGGGACCTACGGGCTGGTGTTCTTGGCGCGGACGAGCCTCCGCAAGGGTTGTATTGCCATCAAGAAGTTCAAGCAATCCAAAGAGGGCGATGGCGTCTCCCCCACCGCCATCCGAGAGATCATG TTATTGCGAGAAACTTGCCATGAGAATGTCGTCAAATTAGTGAATGTGCACATCAATCATGCGGATATGTCTCTCTATCTAGCATTTGATTATGCTGAGCATGATCTTTAT GAAATCATTAGACATCATCGAGAGAAGCTTAACCATGGCATCAATCAATACACTGTAAAGTCATTGCTCTGGCAGCTTCTTAATGGACTAAACTATCTTCATAG TAATTGGATTATACACCGGGATTTAAAGCCATCAAATATTCTG GTTATGGGTGATGGGGAAGAACATGGAGTTGTAAAAATTGCTGATTTTGGACTTGCTCGGATCTATCAAGCTCCATTGAAGCCCTTGTATGAAAATGGG GTTGTGGTAACTATTTGGTACCGTGCTCCCGAGCTGCTACTTGGTGCAAAGCACTATACAAGCGCTGTTG ATATGTGGGCTGTTGGATGCATTTTTGCTGAGCTATTGACTCTCAAACCATTGTTTCAAGGAGTAGAAGTCAAAAGTCCAGCCAACCCATTTCAG CTTGATCAATTGGACAAGATATTCAAGGTCCTAG GGCATCCTACACCTGAAAGGTGGCCTACAGTGGTCAATCTTCCGCATTGGCAAAATGACCAGCAACATATACAGGGCCATAAGTA CGAGAACCATGGTCTTCATAATTTTGTTTCTGTGCCTCAGAAAAGTCCTGCATTTGATCTGCTATCAAGGATGCTGGA ATATGATCCTCGAAAGCGGATAACTGCAGCGCAAGCTCTGGAGCACGA GTACTTTCGGATGGATCCTTTGCCAGGACGGAA TGCTCTGGTACCATCTCAACCAGGAGAAAAAATTGTTAATTATCCCGCTCGTCCAGTTGATACTACTGCAGATTTTGAGGGAACAGTTGCAGTCCAGCCTTCTCAACCG GTATCTTCTGGAAATGCTGCTTCTGGTAATGTAGCAGCTGCATCTGTTGCGCCTCCAAGGTCTATGCCTCGGCCTATTCATGTGGTTGGAATGCAAAGGATGCCGAACACAGGCATGCCGGCTTTTAATGTTGCAACCCAAACTGGTGTTGGTGCTCCTACTTCTGGTAATATTCCAATGCAAAGGGGTGCTGCTGCTCAGGCCCATCAGCAACAG TTGAGACGAAAAGATCCAGGGCTGGGAATGCAGAATCCTGGTTATCCTCAGCAGAAGAGGCGCTTTTGA
- the LOC103972212 gene encoding probable methyltransferase PMT21 isoform X1 → MKNKDTKSSAYHDTSSRIILMTIMLIVLCGFSFYLGGIYFSEKNRFFKQDVAPAILHKQSVVAPLRIESVEFPECSSDYQDYTPCTDPKRWKKYGNYRLSFMERHCPPMVERKECLVPPPAGYKVPIRWPKSRDQCWYRNVPYDWINNQKSNQHWLRKEGEKFIFPGGGTMFPNGVGAYVDLMQDLIPGMKNGTIRTAIDTGCGVASWGGDLLDRGILTVSLAPRDNHEAQVQFALERGIPAILGIISTQRVPFPSNSFDMAHCSRCLIPWTEFDGIYLLEIHRILRPGGFWVLSGPPVNYENRWRGWNTTVEEQKANFDKIKKLLTSMCFKLYQIKDDIAVWQKSVDNSCYDQLNPSSFPPKCDDSMDPDSAWYIPLRTCLNVPSQKLKKLAIKSAPRWPKRLHMAPERIAVVPGGNSGGFKHDDSKWKVRVKHYKTLLPALGSDKIRNVMDMNTLYGGFAAALISYPVWVMNVVSSYGPNSLGVVYDRGLIGTYHDWCEAFSTYPRTYDLLHFDGLVTAESHRCEMKYVLLEMDRILRPNGYVIIRESNYFVEAIASIAKGIRWNCQKHDTEYNVEKEKLLICQKKLWYAKQGQR, encoded by the exons ATGAAGAACAAAGATACTAAATCATCAGCATATCATGATACAAGTTCTAGGATCATCCTGATGACTATAATGCTCATTGTCCTATGTGGATTTTCATTCTATCTTGGAGGCATCTATTTCTCTGAAAAAAATAGATTCTTTAAACAGGATGTTGCACCAGCGATTCTGCATAAGCAATCTGTAGTAGCTCCTCTTCGGATTGAATCTGTGGAATTCCCTGAGTGCAGTAGTGACTATCAAGATTACACACCATGCACAGACCCCAAG AGATGGAAGAAGTATGGCAACTACAGGCTTAGTTTTATGGAGCGCCATTGCCCGCCAATGGTTGAGAGGAAAGAATGTTTAGTACCACCTCCTGCTGGGTATAAGGTACCTATCAGATGGCCAAAGAGCAGAGATCAATGTTGGTACAG AAATGTTCCATATGATTGGATAAACAACCAGAAATCAAATCAGCACTGGCTtagaaaagaaggagaaaagtTCATTTTTCCAGGTGGAGGTACTATGTTTCCCAATGGAGTTGGTGCTTATGTTGACCTGATGCAAGATCTTATTCCTGGAATGAAGAATGGAACTATCCGAACTGCCATTGATACTGGGTGTGGG GTTGCAAGCTGGGGTGGTGATTTGTTAGATCGTGGAATTTTAACTGTTTCTCTTGCACCCAGAGATAATCATGAGGCTCAAGTACAGTTTGCCCTTGAACGTGGCATTCCAGCAATTTTAGGCATCATTTCTACTCAACGAGTCCCATTCccatcaaattcatttgatatggcACACTGCTCCAGATGTCTTATTCCATGGACAGAATTTG ATGGAATTTATCTGCTAGAAATACACCGAATACTTCGACCTGGTGGCTTCTGGGTACTCTCTGGCCCTCCAGTAAACTATGAAAACAGATGGCGTGGATGGAACActacagtggaagaacagaaagccaattttgacaaaataaaaaaattgttaacCAGCATGTGCTTCAAACTCTACCAAATAAAGGATGACATTGCCGTGTGGCAGAAATCTGTAGATAACAGTTGCTATGATCAACTCAATCCATCTTCTTTTCCACCAAAATGTGATGACAGCATGGATCCAGATTCAGCATGGTACATACCACTTAGAACTTGCTTGAATGTTCCAAGCCAAAAGTTGAAGAAGTTGGCAATAAAATCTGCTCCAAGATGGCCCAAACGGCTTCATATGGCTCCAGAACGTATTGCTGTGGTCCCTGGTGGGAATTCTGGTGGATTCAAGCACGATGACAGCAAGTGGAAGGTGAGAGTAAAACATTATAAGACACTGCTTCCGGCCCTTGGAAGTGATAAAATCCGAAATGTTATGGATATGAATACACTATATGGAGGATTTGCAGCAGCACTCATCAGTTATCCTGTGTGGGTAATGAACGTTGTCTCCTCATATGGTCCAAATTCTCTCGGTGTGGTCTATGACAGGGGGCTCATAGGAACCTACCATGATTG GTGTGAGGCATTTTCAACATATCCTCGAACATATGACCTCCTGCATTTTGATGGGCTAGTTACTGCAGAAAGTCACAG GTGTGAGATGAAATATGTGCTCCTCGAGATGGATCGTATTCTGCGTCCAAATGGGTACGTGATAATTCGTGAGTCAAACTATTTCGTTGAAGCGATAGCAAGCATTGCCAAAGGCATTCGATGGAATTGTCAGAAACATGACACGGAATACAATGTAGAGAAGGAGAAGCTATTAATATGTCAGAAGAAACTATGGTATGCAAAACAAGGTCAGCGGTGA
- the LOC135597682 gene encoding cyclin-dependent kinase E-1-like isoform X2: MGDGRGGGGGGNRPAWLQQYELVGKIGEGTYGLVFLARTSLRKGCIAIKKFKQSKEGDGVSPTAIREIMLLRETCHENVVKLVNVHINHADMSLYLAFDYAEHDLYEIIRHHREKLNHGINQYTVKSLLWQLLNGLNYLHSNWIIHRDLKPSNILVMGDGEEHGVVKIADFGLARIYQAPLKPLYENGVVVTIWYRAPELLLGAKHYTSAVDMWAVGCIFAELLTLKPLFQGVEVKSPANPFQLDQLDKIFKVLGHPTPERWPTVVNLPHWQNDQQHIQGHNENHGLHNFVSVPQKSPAFDLLSRMLEYDPRKRITAAQALEHEYFRMDPLPGRNALVPSQPGEKIVNYPARPVDTTADFEGTVAVQPSQPVSSGNAASGNVAAASVAPPRSMPRPIHVVGMQRMPNTGMPAFNVATQTGVGAPTSGNIPMQRGAAAQAHQQQLRRKDPGLGMQNPGYPQQKRRF, encoded by the exons ATGGGCGACGGCCGCGGCGGGGGAGGTGGAGGCAATCGACCGGCGTGGCTGCAGCAGTACGAGCTCGTGGGGAAGATCGGGGAGGGGACCTACGGGCTGGTGTTCTTGGCGCGGACGAGCCTCCGCAAGGGTTGTATTGCCATCAAGAAGTTCAAGCAATCCAAAGAGGGCGATGGCGTCTCCCCCACCGCCATCCGAGAGATCATG TTATTGCGAGAAACTTGCCATGAGAATGTCGTCAAATTAGTGAATGTGCACATCAATCATGCGGATATGTCTCTCTATCTAGCATTTGATTATGCTGAGCATGATCTTTAT GAAATCATTAGACATCATCGAGAGAAGCTTAACCATGGCATCAATCAATACACTGTAAAGTCATTGCTCTGGCAGCTTCTTAATGGACTAAACTATCTTCATAG TAATTGGATTATACACCGGGATTTAAAGCCATCAAATATTCTG GTTATGGGTGATGGGGAAGAACATGGAGTTGTAAAAATTGCTGATTTTGGACTTGCTCGGATCTATCAAGCTCCATTGAAGCCCTTGTATGAAAATGGG GTTGTGGTAACTATTTGGTACCGTGCTCCCGAGCTGCTACTTGGTGCAAAGCACTATACAAGCGCTGTTG ATATGTGGGCTGTTGGATGCATTTTTGCTGAGCTATTGACTCTCAAACCATTGTTTCAAGGAGTAGAAGTCAAAAGTCCAGCCAACCCATTTCAG CTTGATCAATTGGACAAGATATTCAAGGTCCTAG GGCATCCTACACCTGAAAGGTGGCCTACAGTGGTCAATCTTCCGCATTGGCAAAATGACCAGCAACATATACAGGGCCATAA CGAGAACCATGGTCTTCATAATTTTGTTTCTGTGCCTCAGAAAAGTCCTGCATTTGATCTGCTATCAAGGATGCTGGA ATATGATCCTCGAAAGCGGATAACTGCAGCGCAAGCTCTGGAGCACGA GTACTTTCGGATGGATCCTTTGCCAGGACGGAA TGCTCTGGTACCATCTCAACCAGGAGAAAAAATTGTTAATTATCCCGCTCGTCCAGTTGATACTACTGCAGATTTTGAGGGAACAGTTGCAGTCCAGCCTTCTCAACCG GTATCTTCTGGAAATGCTGCTTCTGGTAATGTAGCAGCTGCATCTGTTGCGCCTCCAAGGTCTATGCCTCGGCCTATTCATGTGGTTGGAATGCAAAGGATGCCGAACACAGGCATGCCGGCTTTTAATGTTGCAACCCAAACTGGTGTTGGTGCTCCTACTTCTGGTAATATTCCAATGCAAAGGGGTGCTGCTGCTCAGGCCCATCAGCAACAG TTGAGACGAAAAGATCCAGGGCTGGGAATGCAGAATCCTGGTTATCCTCAGCAGAAGAGGCGCTTTTGA
- the LOC103972211 gene encoding cell division cycle 20.2, cofactor of APC complex, translating to MDAGSFSSSVSSGNRRSASRRHPLQDVPSRPFMPSMHTSSRNPSSRQTGDRFIPDRSAMDMDVAYYLLTETRKEKENAAAASPSKEAYRKLLAENILKNRTRILAFRNKPPAPAQPFFHEADVVSSHHVKPAKQRRYIPQSAERTLDAPDIVDDYYLNLLDWGSSNVLSIALGNTVYLWDAADGSTSELVTVDDDAGPVTSVSWAPDGRHIAVGLNSSDIQLWDSTSNRLMRTLRGVHGSRVGSLAWNNNILTTGGMDGMIVNNDVRVRSHVVQTYRGHQQEVCGLKWSGSGQQLASGGNDNLLHIWDISMASSNPSPGQNQWLHRFDDHMAAVKALAWCPFQSNLLASGGGGGDRCIKFWNTHTGACLNSVDTGSQVCSLLWNKNERELLSSHGFTQNQLTLWKYPSMVKMAELTGHTSRVLFMAQSPDGCTVASAAGDETLRFWNVFGTPEESKPAAKSTTRTPFSSYNHIR from the exons ATGGACGCAGGAAGCTTTTCTTCTTCTGTCTCTTCAGGGAACCGTCGATCGGCGTCTCGTCGCCACCCTCTCCAGGACGTCCCCTCGAGGCCGTTCATGCCTTCCATGCATACCTCCTCCAGGAATCCGTCGTCTCGGCAGACT GGAGACAGGTTCATTCCCGATCGGTCCGCCATGGACATGGACGTGGCGTACTACCTCCTGACCGAGACGAGGAAAGAGAAGGAGAACGCAGCCGCAGCTTCCCCCTCCAAAGAGGCATATAGAAAGCTTCTTGCTGAGAACATTCTAAAGAACAGGACTAGAATTCTTGCTTTCAGGAACAAACCTCCTGCACCGGCACAGCCTTTCTTTCACGAAGCCGATGTCGTTTCTTCTCATCACGTTAAGCCTGCGAAGCAGCGCAGGTACATTCCACAG TCAGCAGAGAGGACCTTAGATGCGCCGGATATCGTGGATGATTACTACTTGAATCTGCTGGACTGGGGGAGCAGCAACGTGTTGTCGATCGCACTCGGGAACACCGTGTACCTGTGGGATGCTGCAGATGGGTCTACGTCTGAGCTTGTCACCGTGGATGACGATGCTGGCCCCGTCACCAGCGTCAGCTGGGCTCCCGATGGGCGGCACATCGCTGTTGGCTTGAACTCCTCGGACATCCAACTTTGGGACTCGACCTCCAATCGCTTG ATGAGGACTCTCAGGGGAGTCCATGGATCCAGAGTTGGTTCTCTGGCATGGAACAACAACATTCTGACCACAGGGGGAATGGACGGGATGATCGTTAACAACGACGTGAGAGTGAGATCTCATGTTGTGCAGACCTATCGAGGCCACCAACAGGAGGTGTGCGGGCTGAAGTGGTCCGGATCAGGCCAGCAATTGGCGAGCGGAGGCAACGACAATCTTCTCCACATATGGGACATCTCCATGGCCTCTTCGAATCCATCTCCCGGTCAAAACCAGTGGCTCCACAGGTTTGACGATCACATGGCTGCAGTAAAGGCTCTCGCTTGGTGCCCGTTCCAGAGCAATCTGCTTGCTTCCGGTGGCGGCGGAGGCGACAGGTGCATCAAGTTCTGGAACACTCACACCGGTGCGTGTCTGAACTCGGTGGACACTGGATCTCAAGTATGTTCCCTGCTGTGGAACAAGAACGAGCGCGAGTTGCTCAGCTCCCACGGATTCACTCAGAATCAACTGACCTTGTGGAAGTACCCTTCCATGGTGAAGATGGCCGAGCTCACAGGTCATACTTCACGAGTTCTATTCATGGCCCAG AGTCCAGATGGGTGTACTGTTGCATCTGCAGCAGGAGATGAAACTCTTAGATTTTGGAACGTATTCGGAACTCCTGAAGAATCAAAACCTGCGGCAAAGTCTACAACTCGAACACCTTTTAGCAGTTATAATCACATCAGGTGA
- the LOC103972212 gene encoding probable methyltransferase PMT21 isoform X2, with protein MERHCPPMVERKECLVPPPAGYKVPIRWPKSRDQCWYRNVPYDWINNQKSNQHWLRKEGEKFIFPGGGTMFPNGVGAYVDLMQDLIPGMKNGTIRTAIDTGCGVASWGGDLLDRGILTVSLAPRDNHEAQVQFALERGIPAILGIISTQRVPFPSNSFDMAHCSRCLIPWTEFDGIYLLEIHRILRPGGFWVLSGPPVNYENRWRGWNTTVEEQKANFDKIKKLLTSMCFKLYQIKDDIAVWQKSVDNSCYDQLNPSSFPPKCDDSMDPDSAWYIPLRTCLNVPSQKLKKLAIKSAPRWPKRLHMAPERIAVVPGGNSGGFKHDDSKWKVRVKHYKTLLPALGSDKIRNVMDMNTLYGGFAAALISYPVWVMNVVSSYGPNSLGVVYDRGLIGTYHDWCEAFSTYPRTYDLLHFDGLVTAESHRCEMKYVLLEMDRILRPNGYVIIRESNYFVEAIASIAKGIRWNCQKHDTEYNVEKEKLLICQKKLWYAKQGQR; from the exons ATGGAGCGCCATTGCCCGCCAATGGTTGAGAGGAAAGAATGTTTAGTACCACCTCCTGCTGGGTATAAGGTACCTATCAGATGGCCAAAGAGCAGAGATCAATGTTGGTACAG AAATGTTCCATATGATTGGATAAACAACCAGAAATCAAATCAGCACTGGCTtagaaaagaaggagaaaagtTCATTTTTCCAGGTGGAGGTACTATGTTTCCCAATGGAGTTGGTGCTTATGTTGACCTGATGCAAGATCTTATTCCTGGAATGAAGAATGGAACTATCCGAACTGCCATTGATACTGGGTGTGGG GTTGCAAGCTGGGGTGGTGATTTGTTAGATCGTGGAATTTTAACTGTTTCTCTTGCACCCAGAGATAATCATGAGGCTCAAGTACAGTTTGCCCTTGAACGTGGCATTCCAGCAATTTTAGGCATCATTTCTACTCAACGAGTCCCATTCccatcaaattcatttgatatggcACACTGCTCCAGATGTCTTATTCCATGGACAGAATTTG ATGGAATTTATCTGCTAGAAATACACCGAATACTTCGACCTGGTGGCTTCTGGGTACTCTCTGGCCCTCCAGTAAACTATGAAAACAGATGGCGTGGATGGAACActacagtggaagaacagaaagccaattttgacaaaataaaaaaattgttaacCAGCATGTGCTTCAAACTCTACCAAATAAAGGATGACATTGCCGTGTGGCAGAAATCTGTAGATAACAGTTGCTATGATCAACTCAATCCATCTTCTTTTCCACCAAAATGTGATGACAGCATGGATCCAGATTCAGCATGGTACATACCACTTAGAACTTGCTTGAATGTTCCAAGCCAAAAGTTGAAGAAGTTGGCAATAAAATCTGCTCCAAGATGGCCCAAACGGCTTCATATGGCTCCAGAACGTATTGCTGTGGTCCCTGGTGGGAATTCTGGTGGATTCAAGCACGATGACAGCAAGTGGAAGGTGAGAGTAAAACATTATAAGACACTGCTTCCGGCCCTTGGAAGTGATAAAATCCGAAATGTTATGGATATGAATACACTATATGGAGGATTTGCAGCAGCACTCATCAGTTATCCTGTGTGGGTAATGAACGTTGTCTCCTCATATGGTCCAAATTCTCTCGGTGTGGTCTATGACAGGGGGCTCATAGGAACCTACCATGATTG GTGTGAGGCATTTTCAACATATCCTCGAACATATGACCTCCTGCATTTTGATGGGCTAGTTACTGCAGAAAGTCACAG GTGTGAGATGAAATATGTGCTCCTCGAGATGGATCGTATTCTGCGTCCAAATGGGTACGTGATAATTCGTGAGTCAAACTATTTCGTTGAAGCGATAGCAAGCATTGCCAAAGGCATTCGATGGAATTGTCAGAAACATGACACGGAATACAATGTAGAGAAGGAGAAGCTATTAATATGTCAGAAGAAACTATGGTATGCAAAACAAGGTCAGCGGTGA